The Pleurodeles waltl isolate 20211129_DDA chromosome 10, aPleWal1.hap1.20221129, whole genome shotgun sequence sequence TGCTAGAACATTATACATGACAGTCACAAATTTCTCCTGGCTCAGGGAGTAACTGGACGAGGGTCGGAAGTACATAAATACAAGAGTACCATAGAACAAGATAACCACGGTGAGGTGTGAGGAACACGTGGAGAAAGCCCGGTGCCGTCCTTCTGTGGAGTGTATTTTCAGGATGGCCACCACAATGCACACGTAGGAAAACAGTACGGCCGAGAAGGGGAGCATCACAACAAGGGAACCTTCGGTGAAGATGATAAGTTCATTGGTAGACGTCCTCACACAGGACAACTTGAGCAGAGCAGCAATGTCACAGAAGTAGTGGAGAATTTGGTTAGgtccacagaaagggaggcccgcAAGCAAGAGCGTGtgcaacagtgcatgcaggaagcttACTACAAAAGCAGAGGTCACCATCCAAAGACAAACGCAAGTCTTCATAATTACTGGATAGCGAAGCGGAAAGCAGATGGCAACATAGCGATCATAAGCCAT is a genomic window containing:
- the LOC138262372 gene encoding olfactory receptor 5V1-like, which encodes MNGKNRSSVTEFVLLGLSDRPEQQSLLFTSFLFIYLLALFGNVLIMMVIALSPQLHHPMYLFISALNTVDIGLISATVPKMLTNIYTSKKSISYTDCIAQLLFFVFFATAECVLLAVMAYDRYVAICFPLRYPVIMKTCVCLWMVTSAFVVSFLHALLHTLLLAGLPFCGPNQILHYFCDIAALLKLSCVRTSTNELIIFTEGSLVVMLPFSAVLFSYVCIVVAILKIHSTEGRHRAFSTCSSHLTVVILFYGTLVFMYFRPSSSYSLSQEKFVTVMYNVLAPTLNPFIYSLRNSEVKNSLRKLTS